One Pseudomonas abieticivorans genomic region harbors:
- a CDS encoding polysaccharide biosynthesis tyrosine autokinase gives MTAMTRSSLEYYQDSQVDLATVLRTLFDHKAMIASIVGVFSVVGLAYALLAAPVYQANVMIQIEPRKVGLDATPETGKQPTSVSLATAEIELIKSRAVLGQVVTDLKLDIVTKPNYFPAIGAYVARHFKPDAGQPLNEAPLGLDSYAWGGENLEVFSLSVPDELLGLKLKLVAGEDGHYKVFDPDGGWLLDGQVGQLSDNKGVQIQLATLDARPGTEFQLTKNRVLTTSLNYQTLLKLAEAGKDSGIVYMSLEDQDPLRANLILNDISRLYLRQNIDRSSAEAAQRLEFLRSQLPIVRKQLEASEDALNNYQRRSKSVDISLETKALLDQTVNIDSMINDLRLKRTDMDRLYTRAHPASQALSTQIGQLEAQKNAMQGKIKALPETQQELLRLTRDMQVTNQTYTQLLNKSQEQDIIRAGNIGNVRIIDKADANIEEPVKPMRKLIVLISLLLGALVAVAVVFIRQAFDRGIVNPEIIENLGMPVYASVPLSKQQERLSKGRGSRTGSADSKLLSIAEPTELAVESLRSLRTSLHFAMLESRNNVLMISSPTAGVGKSFVSSNLAVIIAQTGKKVLLIDADMRKGYLHKVIGLQPRHGLSDALAARLSNKEVINATVIDNLHFISCGFAAPNPSELLMHDNFNKLLRELSPQYDLVIIDTPPIMAVTDAALVGRQAGTTLLVARFGKSSVKEVEGAKRRLAQNGVLVKGAIFNGVIRKASTADYDCAAYDYTPSKK, from the coding sequence ATGACTGCAATGACCCGCTCTTCACTGGAGTACTACCAGGATTCTCAGGTAGACCTGGCAACCGTCCTGCGCACCCTGTTCGACCACAAGGCGATGATTGCCTCGATCGTCGGCGTCTTCAGCGTGGTGGGGCTTGCCTACGCCCTGCTGGCCGCGCCGGTCTACCAGGCCAACGTGATGATCCAGATCGAGCCGCGCAAGGTCGGCCTGGACGCCACCCCGGAAACCGGCAAGCAGCCGACCTCGGTGTCGCTGGCCACCGCCGAGATCGAATTGATCAAGTCCCGTGCCGTGCTTGGCCAAGTGGTCACGGACCTCAAGCTGGATATCGTCACCAAACCCAACTACTTCCCGGCCATCGGTGCCTACGTGGCGCGCCATTTCAAACCGGACGCCGGCCAGCCGTTGAACGAAGCCCCCCTGGGCCTGGACAGCTACGCCTGGGGCGGGGAAAACCTCGAGGTGTTCAGCCTGAGCGTGCCCGACGAATTGCTGGGCCTGAAGCTCAAGCTGGTGGCCGGCGAAGACGGTCACTACAAAGTGTTCGACCCCGATGGCGGCTGGCTGCTGGATGGCCAGGTTGGCCAATTGAGCGACAACAAAGGCGTGCAAATACAACTGGCGACGCTCGATGCCCGCCCCGGCACCGAGTTCCAGCTGACCAAAAACCGCGTGCTGACCACCTCGTTGAACTACCAGACCCTCCTCAAACTGGCCGAGGCCGGCAAGGATTCGGGCATCGTCTACATGAGCCTGGAAGACCAGGACCCGCTGCGGGCCAACCTGATCCTCAACGACATCAGCCGCCTGTACCTGCGCCAGAACATCGACCGCAGCTCGGCTGAAGCCGCCCAGCGCCTGGAGTTCCTGCGCTCGCAACTGCCGATCGTGCGCAAACAACTGGAAGCCAGCGAAGACGCGCTGAACAACTACCAACGGCGCAGCAAGTCGGTGGACATCAGCCTGGAAACCAAGGCCCTGCTCGACCAGACCGTGAACATCGACTCGATGATCAATGACCTGCGCCTGAAACGTACCGACATGGACCGCCTGTACACCCGTGCCCACCCTGCCTCGCAAGCCCTGAGCACGCAGATCGGCCAGCTTGAAGCACAGAAAAACGCCATGCAGGGCAAGATCAAGGCCCTGCCGGAAACCCAACAGGAACTGCTGCGCCTGACCCGTGACATGCAAGTCACCAACCAGACCTACACCCAGTTGCTGAACAAAAGCCAGGAGCAGGACATCATCCGCGCCGGCAACATCGGCAACGTGCGCATCATCGACAAGGCCGACGCCAACATCGAAGAACCGGTCAAGCCGATGCGCAAGCTGATCGTGCTGATCTCCCTGCTGTTGGGCGCACTGGTGGCAGTGGCCGTGGTGTTTATTCGCCAGGCCTTCGACCGCGGCATCGTCAACCCGGAAATCATCGAAAACCTGGGCATGCCGGTGTACGCCTCGGTGCCGCTGTCCAAGCAACAGGAGCGTTTGAGCAAGGGCCGTGGCAGCCGCACCGGTTCTGCCGATTCGAAACTGCTGAGCATTGCCGAACCCACCGAACTTGCCGTCGAGTCGCTGCGCAGCCTGCGCACCAGCCTGCACTTCGCCATGCTCGAGTCGCGTAACAATGTGCTGATGATCTCCAGCCCCACGGCCGGTGTCGGCAAGTCATTCGTGAGCAGCAACCTGGCGGTGATCATCGCCCAGACTGGCAAGAAGGTCCTGCTGATCGATGCCGACATGCGCAAGGGCTACCTGCACAAAGTGATCGGCCTGCAACCGCGCCACGGCCTGTCCGACGCCTTGGCTGCACGGCTGAGCAACAAGGAAGTGATCAACGCCACGGTGATCGACAACCTGCACTTCATTTCCTGCGGCTTCGCGGCGCCCAACCCGTCCGAACTGCTGATGCACGACAACTTCAACAAGCTGTTGCGCGAGCTGTCTCCGCAGTACGACCTGGTGATCATCGACACCCCGCCCATCATGGCCGTGACCGATGCCGCACTGGTCGGCCGCCAAGCCGGCACCACGCTGTTGGTGGCGCGCTTTGGCAAAAGCTCGGTCAAGGAAGTGGAAGGCGCCAAGCGCCGCCTCGCGCAGAACGGCGTGCTGGTCAAAGGCGCGATTTTCAACGGGGTGATCCGCAAGGCTTCCACCGCTGACTACGACTGCGCGGCGTACGACTACACCCCGAGCAAAAAATAA
- a CDS encoding low molecular weight protein-tyrosine-phosphatase yields MLNKVLIICVGNICRSPMAAALLRHRSNGCVQVTSAGVQASSGAYMDPMAKAVLKDFKIKSGEHRACQVTRDMLHWADLVLLMEQQQLKRVVELAPEVRGKVFLIGKWQNDLPIADPFRRPKNAFQQTYAQLARCVDDWLPHLSQEDQQK; encoded by the coding sequence ATGCTCAACAAGGTGCTGATTATCTGCGTGGGCAACATCTGCCGCAGCCCCATGGCCGCCGCCCTGCTGCGCCACCGCAGCAATGGGTGCGTCCAGGTGACCTCGGCCGGTGTGCAAGCCAGCAGCGGCGCCTACATGGACCCCATGGCCAAGGCGGTGCTCAAGGACTTCAAGATCAAGAGCGGCGAGCACCGCGCCTGCCAGGTCACTCGCGACATGCTGCATTGGGCCGACCTGGTCTTGTTGATGGAACAGCAGCAGTTGAAACGCGTGGTCGAACTTGCCCCTGAAGTGCGAGGCAAGGTGTTTCTGATCGGCAAATGGCAGAACGACCTGCCGATCGCCGACCCCTTTCGCCGTCCGAAGAACGCCTTTCAACAGACCTACGCCCAACTGGCGCGCTGTGTCGATGACTGGTTGCCACATCTGAGTCAGGAGGATCAACAAAAATGA
- a CDS encoding carbon-nitrogen hydrolase family protein produces MLIALYQCAPLPLDVGGNLQRMAHAAHQAASQGVDLLVFPEMFLSGYNIGHEAASRLAEPADGESARYVAQLARANDLAIIYGYPERGPEGGLYNAAQIIDARGQRLANYRKTHLFGELDHAMFSPGQAASPVVELGGWRIGLLICYDLEFPESARQLALAGADLIVVPTANMTPYEFVAQITMRSRAYENQCYVAYANYAGAEGDIHYCGLSSVAGPQGSWASQTATAQGLLLATLDPVALATSRRATPYLQDRRPDFYE; encoded by the coding sequence ATGCTAATCGCCCTGTATCAATGTGCACCGCTGCCGCTGGACGTTGGCGGCAACCTGCAACGCATGGCCCACGCCGCGCATCAGGCTGCCAGCCAGGGGGTGGACCTGCTGGTGTTCCCGGAGATGTTCCTCAGCGGCTACAACATTGGTCATGAGGCGGCCAGCCGCCTGGCTGAACCTGCCGATGGCGAAAGCGCCCGGTACGTTGCCCAGTTGGCCCGAGCCAACGATTTGGCCATCATTTATGGCTACCCCGAACGGGGCCCCGAGGGCGGCCTGTACAACGCAGCGCAAATAATTGACGCCCGCGGGCAGCGCCTGGCCAATTACCGCAAAACCCACTTGTTTGGCGAACTCGACCATGCCATGTTCAGCCCCGGCCAGGCTGCCAGCCCCGTGGTGGAGCTGGGCGGTTGGCGCATCGGCCTGCTGATCTGCTACGACCTCGAATTCCCGGAAAGCGCTCGCCAACTGGCCCTGGCTGGGGCCGACCTGATCGTCGTACCCACCGCCAATATGACGCCGTATGAATTCGTCGCCCAAATCACCATGCGTAGCCGCGCCTACGAGAACCAATGCTACGTGGCATACGCCAATTACGCAGGGGCCGAGGGCGACATTCACTATTGCGGGCTCAGCAGCGTAGCCGGCCCGCAGGGTAGCTGGGCCAGTCAAACCGCAACGGCGCAAGGCTTGCTGCTGGCGACCCTGGACCCCGTGGCCTTGGCAACCTCAAGGCGAGCAACGCCATACCTGCAGGATCGTAGGCCCGACTTTTATGAGTAA
- a CDS encoding flavin monoamine oxidase family protein, which yields MTQPNRHPADGKKPITIFGPDFPFAFDDWIEHPAGLGSIPAENHGAEVAIVGAGIAGLVAAYELMKLGLKPVVYEASKMGGRLRSQAFNGAEGIVAELGGMRFPVSSTAFYHYVDKLGLDTKPFPNPLTAASGSTVIDLEGQTHYAQSIADLPALFQEVADAWADALEAGSQFGDIQQAIRDRDVPRLKELWNKLVPLWDDRTFYDFVATSKAFAKLSFHHREVFGQVGFGTGGWDSDFPNSMLEIFRVVMTNCDDHQHLVVGGVEQVPLGIWRHVPERCAHWPAGTSLASLHHGAPRAGVKKIARAADGQFAVTDNWGDTRHYAAVLTTCQSWLLTTQIECEESLFSQKMWMALDRTRYMQSSKTFVMVDRPFWKDKDPETGRDLMSMTLTDRLTRGTYLFDNGDDKPGVICLSYSWMSDALKMLPHPVEKRVKLALDALKKIYPNVDIASRIIGDPITVSWEADPHFLGAFKGALPGHYRYNQRMYAHFMQQDMPDDQRGIFIAGDDVSWTPAWVEGAVQTSLNAVWGIMKHFGGHCAAENPGPGDVFHEIGPIALPE from the coding sequence ATGACCCAGCCCAATCGCCACCCTGCCGACGGCAAGAAACCGATCACCATCTTCGGGCCAGACTTCCCGTTCGCGTTTGACGACTGGATCGAACACCCGGCGGGCCTGGGCAGCATTCCTGCAGAGAACCATGGTGCCGAAGTTGCGATCGTGGGCGCGGGTATCGCCGGGCTGGTGGCGGCCTACGAGCTGATGAAGCTGGGCCTCAAGCCGGTGGTGTATGAAGCCTCGAAGATGGGGGGGCGGCTGCGCTCGCAAGCGTTCAACGGTGCCGAGGGCATCGTCGCGGAACTGGGCGGCATGCGCTTCCCGGTGTCGTCCACGGCGTTCTACCATTACGTCGACAAACTGGGCCTTGATACCAAACCATTCCCCAACCCACTGACGGCCGCGTCTGGCAGCACGGTGATCGACCTGGAAGGCCAGACTCACTACGCGCAATCAATCGCTGACTTGCCCGCGCTGTTTCAGGAAGTGGCCGACGCCTGGGCCGATGCCCTGGAGGCCGGTTCGCAGTTCGGTGATATCCAGCAGGCGATTCGCGACCGCGATGTGCCGCGCCTCAAGGAGCTGTGGAACAAACTGGTACCGCTGTGGGACGACCGCACCTTCTATGACTTCGTCGCCACGTCCAAGGCGTTTGCCAAGCTGTCCTTCCACCACCGCGAGGTGTTTGGCCAGGTCGGTTTTGGCACCGGCGGCTGGGATTCGGACTTCCCCAACTCGATGCTGGAAATTTTCCGGGTGGTGATGACCAACTGCGACGACCATCAGCACCTCGTGGTTGGCGGTGTCGAGCAGGTGCCGCTGGGCATCTGGCGGCATGTGCCTGAGCGCTGCGCGCACTGGCCGGCAGGCACCAGCCTGGCCTCGCTGCACCATGGCGCACCGCGGGCCGGGGTGAAAAAGATCGCCCGCGCCGCCGACGGCCAGTTTGCCGTCACCGATAACTGGGGCGATACCCGCCACTATGCCGCCGTGCTCACCACCTGCCAGAGCTGGCTGCTGACCACCCAGATCGAATGCGAGGAGTCGCTGTTTTCGCAGAAGATGTGGATGGCGCTGGACCGCACGCGCTACATGCAATCATCGAAGACCTTCGTGATGGTCGACCGGCCCTTCTGGAAAGACAAAGACCCGGAAACCGGCCGCGACCTGATGAGCATGACCCTCACCGATCGCCTGACCCGCGGCACCTACCTGTTCGATAACGGCGACGACAAGCCAGGGGTGATCTGCCTGTCCTACTCGTGGATGAGCGATGCCCTGAAGATGCTTCCGCACCCGGTGGAAAAGCGGGTAAAACTGGCCCTGGATGCCTTGAAAAAAATCTATCCGAACGTGGACATCGCCAGCCGCATCATCGGCGACCCTATCACCGTGTCCTGGGAGGCCGACCCGCACTTCCTCGGCGCATTCAAAGGCGCCCTGCCCGGCCACTACCGCTACAACCAGCGCATGTACGCGCACTTCATGCAGCAGGACATGCCTGACGACCAGCGCGGCATTTTCATTGCCGGTGACGACGTTTCCTGGACCCCCGCCTGGGTCGAGGGCGCCGTGCAGACATCGCTGAATGCCGTGTGGGGGATCATGAAGCACTTCGGTGGGCATTGCGCTGCCGAGAACCCAGGGCCCGGCGACGTATTCCACGAGATCGGCCCGATCGCTTTGCCGGAATAA
- a CDS encoding glycosyltransferase family 2 protein encodes MSSRTESEIMQAWGSSREPLLSIACPTYNHEGYIAQTLDSFLAQETTFPFEVLVNDDASTDGTAAIVADYGRRYPNIIKPILQPVNQYQKGNHPCPDLFRKGSGKYLAFCEGDDFWTDPLKLQKQVDFLEAHHDYVITYHDAMAFDSEGPKGIQLVGEGQRDASSLELMRGRPISTLTVCFRNVLHELPLELVRAPLNDLVWWALLGAYGKGKYLADIQPAAYRVHLGGVFSMRSDKKKLQMTLHTYSSLANYYFRIGNQALYEHCLVQVFCLSLSAISPWQKLTALAQMGRNIAANLLRRLSASVSRG; translated from the coding sequence ATGAGCAGCAGAACCGAGAGCGAGATCATGCAAGCCTGGGGGTCGTCACGCGAACCGCTGCTGTCCATCGCCTGCCCCACTTACAACCACGAAGGCTACATCGCCCAGACCCTGGACAGCTTCCTGGCCCAGGAAACCACCTTCCCTTTTGAAGTGCTGGTCAACGACGACGCCTCCACCGACGGTACCGCAGCTATCGTCGCCGACTACGGCCGGCGCTACCCGAACATCATCAAGCCGATCCTGCAGCCGGTGAACCAGTACCAGAAAGGCAACCACCCCTGCCCCGATCTGTTTCGCAAAGGCAGCGGCAAATATTTGGCTTTCTGCGAGGGCGACGATTTCTGGACCGACCCGCTGAAACTGCAAAAGCAGGTGGACTTCCTGGAGGCCCACCACGACTACGTAATCACCTACCACGACGCCATGGCGTTCGACAGCGAAGGCCCCAAGGGCATCCAACTGGTCGGCGAAGGCCAGCGCGACGCCAGCAGCTTGGAGCTGATGCGCGGCCGGCCGATCTCGACGCTCACCGTATGCTTTCGCAACGTGCTGCACGAACTGCCACTGGAGCTTGTACGCGCACCACTCAACGACTTGGTGTGGTGGGCTTTGCTGGGTGCCTACGGCAAGGGCAAATACCTGGCTGACATCCAGCCTGCGGCGTACCGGGTGCACTTGGGCGGGGTGTTCTCCATGCGCTCGGACAAGAAGAAGTTGCAGATGACCCTGCACACCTATTCCAGCCTGGCCAATTACTACTTCCGCATCGGCAACCAGGCGCTGTACGAGCATTGCCTGGTGCAGGTGTTCTGCCTGTCGCTGTCGGCCATTTCACCGTGGCAGAAACTCACGGCGCTGGCGCAGATGGGCCGCAACATCGCCGCCAACCTGCTGCGTCGCCTCAGCGCGTCGGTTTCCCGGGGGTAG
- a CDS encoding DegT/DnrJ/EryC1/StrS family aminotransferase has product MINVTKSYLGNINKFKAYVDVIYASHWMTNHGPLSCELEARLKDYLGVRNLILTNNGTLALQVAYRALGLSGSAVTTPFSFVATSSTLQWEGIRPIFADIDPATWDIDPAQIESRIGSDTSAIVATHVFGNPCAVERIDEIAKRRGLKVVYDGAHAFGVRHAGQSVFNWGDASTLSFHATKLFHTIEGGAIITNDDDLAREIRLLCNFGITGVDRIEGLGTNAKMNEFSAAMGLCVLDEIDTILEQRSEQGHYYEQRLNGYFDLQKVQDDSQINYSYFPVGLADETQALAMRNALQEKGINPRRYFYPSLDTLDYLQPQAAQPQSRYLSQRILCLPIYPGLERETQDQIIDTLLGQGEKSATLACVG; this is encoded by the coding sequence ATGATCAACGTGACCAAGTCCTACCTGGGCAATATCAACAAGTTCAAAGCCTATGTGGACGTTATCTACGCCTCGCACTGGATGACCAACCACGGCCCGTTGAGTTGTGAGCTGGAAGCACGGCTCAAAGACTACCTGGGCGTACGCAACCTGATCCTCACCAACAACGGCACGCTGGCCTTGCAAGTGGCCTACCGGGCCCTGGGCCTGAGTGGCAGCGCCGTCACCACGCCTTTCAGCTTCGTCGCCACCAGCAGTACTTTGCAATGGGAAGGCATCCGGCCGATTTTCGCCGACATCGACCCTGCCACCTGGGACATCGACCCGGCGCAGATCGAATCGCGCATCGGTTCGGACACCAGTGCCATCGTCGCCACCCACGTGTTCGGCAACCCGTGTGCCGTGGAGCGTATAGATGAAATCGCCAAGCGCCGCGGCTTGAAAGTGGTGTACGACGGCGCCCATGCCTTTGGCGTACGCCATGCCGGCCAGTCGGTGTTCAACTGGGGCGATGCAAGTACCCTGAGTTTCCACGCCACCAAGCTGTTCCATACCATCGAAGGCGGCGCGATCATCACCAACGATGACGACCTGGCCCGGGAAATTCGCCTGCTGTGCAATTTCGGCATCACCGGGGTAGACCGCATCGAAGGCCTGGGCACCAACGCCAAGATGAACGAGTTCTCGGCCGCCATGGGCCTGTGCGTGCTCGATGAGATCGACACCATCCTGGAGCAGCGCAGCGAGCAGGGCCACTACTACGAGCAGCGCCTGAACGGCTATTTCGACTTGCAGAAGGTGCAGGACGACAGCCAGATCAACTACAGCTACTTCCCGGTAGGCCTGGCGGACGAAACCCAGGCCCTGGCCATGCGCAATGCCCTGCAGGAAAAAGGCATCAACCCGCGCCGCTACTTCTACCCTTCGCTGGACACCCTGGACTACCTGCAACCCCAGGCCGCGCAACCGCAATCGCGCTACCTGAGCCAACGCATCCTGTGCCTGCCGATCTACCCGGGCCTGGAGCGCGAAACCCAGGACCAGATCATCGACACCTTGCTGGGCCAGGGCGAAAAAAGCGCCACCCTGGCCTGCGTAGGCTGA
- a CDS encoding lipopolysaccharide biosynthesis protein translates to MKKLSVVHNTTLSYLGQAYSVLVGILIMPFYLGHLGAEVYGLIGFFAVLQAWLMLLDAGMSPSLVRQIAHQQSAGDVQRISGWLLRSFEIVFLPLAVLCCIAVYLVSPWIAGHWLNAQSLGHGTLVACVALMGPMVALRLYSTLYKSGLQGLEMHAWLNAANVLIATLRYFGGLALVAWVSKDALVFFQFQLAVTLIETLLFAAKAYARLPAPHWFSGFNSALVKPVLPFALSLSGTSILWIVLTQLDKVLLSSSLTLKEYGYFSLVAMISTGIVTLVNPLVQTLLPRMTALMAEGREGDMQQLYLGANRFICTLLFPLGAMIAVHGGPLIFAWSGDQHAADWAAPLMLWYALGAAILAANGFQFYLQYAHGRMRLHVWFSVVSALITVPVLVAAVHYQGAMGAAVAWFLLRLVSFAIWPQMIHQRLAPGIHGQWLHDMLRITLMTAVGVLLTLPLVQLFTGPGRLQTLFGLALAGVIVLVLVAGSDKPLVQKILFLLTKPSAQR, encoded by the coding sequence ATGAAAAAGCTCTCGGTGGTGCACAACACCACGCTCAGCTACCTGGGCCAGGCCTATTCGGTGCTGGTCGGGATCCTGATCATGCCGTTCTACCTGGGCCACCTGGGTGCCGAGGTGTACGGCCTGATTGGCTTCTTCGCCGTGCTGCAAGCCTGGTTGATGTTGCTCGACGCCGGCATGTCGCCGTCCTTGGTGCGCCAGATTGCTCATCAGCAAAGTGCCGGCGATGTGCAACGCATCAGCGGCTGGTTGCTGCGCTCGTTCGAGATCGTGTTCCTGCCGCTGGCAGTGCTCTGCTGTATTGCCGTGTACCTGGTCAGCCCCTGGATTGCCGGGCACTGGCTCAACGCCCAATCGCTGGGCCACGGCACGTTGGTCGCCTGCGTGGCGCTGATGGGCCCGATGGTGGCGCTGCGGCTCTACAGCACCTTGTACAAGAGCGGCCTGCAAGGGCTTGAGATGCACGCCTGGCTCAATGCTGCCAACGTGCTGATCGCCACCCTGCGCTATTTCGGTGGGCTGGCATTGGTGGCCTGGGTGTCCAAGGACGCGCTGGTGTTTTTCCAGTTCCAACTGGCGGTCACGCTGATCGAAACCTTGTTGTTCGCCGCCAAGGCGTACGCCCGCCTGCCCGCGCCGCACTGGTTCAGTGGCTTCAACAGCGCGCTGGTCAAACCGGTGCTGCCCTTTGCCCTGAGCCTGTCGGGCACCTCGATCCTGTGGATCGTGCTGACTCAACTGGACAAGGTGCTGTTGTCATCGAGCCTGACGCTTAAGGAATACGGCTACTTCTCCCTGGTGGCCATGATCAGCACCGGCATCGTCACCTTGGTCAACCCGCTGGTGCAGACCTTGCTGCCACGCATGACCGCACTGATGGCCGAAGGCCGTGAAGGCGACATGCAACAGCTGTACTTGGGTGCCAACCGTTTTATCTGCACGTTGCTGTTCCCGCTGGGCGCGATGATCGCCGTGCACGGCGGCCCGCTGATCTTCGCCTGGAGCGGTGACCAACACGCTGCCGATTGGGCTGCACCGCTGATGCTCTGGTACGCCCTGGGCGCAGCGATCCTGGCAGCCAACGGTTTTCAGTTCTACCTGCAGTACGCCCATGGGCGGATGCGCTTGCACGTTTGGTTCAGCGTGGTGTCGGCCCTGATCACCGTACCCGTGCTGGTGGCCGCGGTGCATTACCAAGGCGCGATGGGCGCCGCCGTCGCCTGGTTCCTGCTGCGCCTGGTGTCCTTTGCCATCTGGCCACAAATGATTCACCAGCGCCTGGCCCCTGGCATCCACGGCCAATGGCTGCACGACATGCTGCGCATCACCCTCATGACCGCCGTCGGCGTGCTGCTGACCCTGCCGCTGGTGCAACTGTTCACCGGCCCCGGGCGCCTGCAAACCCTGTTCGGCCTGGCCCTTGCCGGGGTCATCGTGCTGGTGCTGGTGGCCGGCAGCGACAAACCGCTGGTGCAAAAAATCCTCTTTCTACTGACTAAACCGAGCGCCCAACGATGA